A stretch of Gasterosteus aculeatus chromosome 4, fGasAcu3.hap1.1, whole genome shotgun sequence DNA encodes these proteins:
- the LOC144406203 gene encoding protocadherin alpha-C2-like, whose product MARQYPGRGYVSVFIFLSTTIYMVSTVSHYSVPEEMEEGSIVANLATDLGLEVKTLNRRKMHVDVLGNKKYLDINKETGELFIFERIDRELLCSLKTATSCFLKIDATIENPIRMFNIEVEITDINDNAPHFRRGTMHLDISESSPVGERFSLNNAADPDVGTNSVKDYHLSSSEHFSIEIQTGRDGTKFADLILKKSLDREKQAIHNLILTAVDGGVPTRTGTASIIVRVLDVNDNAPSFDKDKYILDVMENSPIGTLVVKLNASDLDEGSNSAIVYSYSLYTSERTQQVFNLNPENGEIRVKEMINYEDFKHYEIEVIASDKGPNSLSGQCKLSIQVTDMNDNHPEISIKSFQSPVKENIELDTVIAVVSVSDKDSGDNGVVDLHIPDNMPFTLRESSDNYYELVVSEPLDREKAPEYDITFTVTDRGSPPLSDNETMTLELLDVNDNVPQFPQSFYTIRVMENNAPGALLSSLTAFDPDLHENQYLVYFILEKEIANTSMSMLFSINPENGNLYALKTFDYEIENEFLFHIEARDSGSPPLSSNVTVHIIIVDQNDNAPVIVSPWRAQGSVVEETIPRSTDKGSLVAKVIALDTDSVHNSRITYQFLQVTDATLFSLDQYNGEIRTMRMFSYRDPRHQRLIVVAKDNGEPALSATVTIKLSTLETAVNKAYSDMTEVPLEYDIFSDLNLYLVIGLGSVSFLLLITILVTIVLKCQTPKPSSAAPPCRNSVLSERNSTIADSTLVSNDAYWYSMFLAETRKGKMVVRQPVPKGSRYIVSSLPRGTGLTDTSDSAASTLQVWRKHN is encoded by the coding sequence ATGGCTCGTCAATATCCCGGAAGAGGGTATGTCTCAGTATTTATCTTTCTGTCTACCACGATATACATGGTCTCTACCGTCAGCCATTACTCTGTTCCCGAAGAAATGGAGGAAGGCTCTATCGTTGCTAATTTAGCAACGGATTTAGGATTAGAAGTAAAAACCCTGAATAGAAGAAAAATGCACGTGGACGTTCTAGGCAATAAGAAATATCTTGATATCAACAAAGAAACGGGGGAGCTGTTTATCTTTGAAAGAATAGACAGAGAGTTGTTGTGCTCATTGAAGACAGCCACGTCTTGTTTCCTGAAAATTGATGCTACAATTGAAAATCCAATACGAATGTTTAATATCGAGGTGGAAATCACCGATATTAACGACAACGCTCCTCATTTTCGGAGAGGAACGATGCACTTGGATATTTCTGAATCGAGTCCCGTTGGGGAAAGATTCTCATTGAATAACGCTGCGGACCCGGATGTTGGAACAAATTCTGTGAAAGATTACCATCTGAGCTCAAGTGAACATTTCTCCATTGAAATTCAGACCGGAAGAGATGGGACAAAGTTTGCTGATTTAATACTGAAAAAGTCTTTAGATCGAGAGAAGCAGGCTATTCATAATCTAATTCTCACTGCTGTGGACGGTGGAGTGCCCACGCGCACAGGCACAGCCAGCATAATTGTTCGCGTGCTTGATGTGAACGACAACGCCCCTTCATTTGACAAAGATAAATATATTCTAGATGTGATGGAAAACTCCCCCATCGGCACTCTAGTAGTGAAGCTTAACGCCTCTGATTTAGATGAAGGTTCAAATTCTGCCATTGTTTATTCATACAGTTTATATACGTCAGAGAGAACTCAGCAGGTGTTTAACTTGAATCCAGAGAATGGTGAAATTAGAGTGAAAGAGATGATAAATTATGAAGATTTTAAGCATTATGAAATTGAGGTTATTGCCAGCGATAAGGGTCCTAACTCCTTATCTGGACAGTGTAAACTGTCAATTCAGGTGACAGATATGAATGACAATCATCCAGAAATATCTATTAAATCATTTCAGAGTCCAGTAAAAGAAAACATAGAATTAGACACAGTGATCGCTGTAGTCAGTGTCAGTGATAAAGACTCAGGTGATAATGGAGTGGTTGATCTTCATATTCCAGATAATATGCCTTTCACACTGAGGGAGTCCTCTGATAACTATTATGAATTAGTTGTGTCAGAGCCTTTAGACCGTGAGAAGGCTCCAGAATATGACATCACTTTCACTGTGACAGACAGAGGTTCTCCTCCTTTATCTGACAATGAAACCATGACCTTAGAACTGCTGGATGTTAATGACAATGTTCCACAGTTCCCTCAGTCGTTTTATACTATACGCGTAATGGAGAATAACGCACCTGGAGCCTTGCTCAGTTCCCTCACTGCGTTTGATCCTGACCTCCATGAGAACCAGTATCTAGTTTATTTCATCCTAGAGAAGGAGATCGCCAACACCTCCATGTCCATGCTGTTCTCCATCAATCCAGAGAACGGAAATCTTTACGCACTGAAAACATTTGACTATGAGATCGAGAATGAGTTTCTTTTCCACATCGAGGCCAGAGACTCCGGCtctcctccgctcagcagcaacgtgacGGTCCACATCATTATAGTggaccagaacgacaacgcTCCGGTTATTGTCTCTCCGTGGCGCGCGCAGGGCTCAGTGGTGGAGGAAACGATCCCCAGATCCACTGACAAAGGATCTCTGGTTGCCAAGGTGATAGCTTTAGACACCGACTCGGTGCACAACTCTCGGATTACTTACCAGTTTCTACAAGTGACTGACGCCACGTTGTTCAGTCTGGATCAATACAACGGGGAGATCCGGACTATGAGGATGTTCAGTTACAGAGACCCGCGTCACCAGCGCCTGATAGTTGTTGCCAAGGACAACGGGGAGCCCGCCCTCTCTGCTACAGTCACCATCAAGCTATCCACATTGGAGACTGCCGTTAATAAGGCCTACTCTGACATGACTGAGGTGCCTCTAGAATACGACATCTTCTCAGACCTGAACCTGTACTTGGTCATCGGTCTGGGCTCGGTGTCGTTTCTCCTGCTGATCACCATACTGGTCACCATCGTGCTCAAGTGTCAGACACCCAAACCCAGCAGTGCGGCTCCTCCGTGCAGGAACAGTGTGCTCAGTGAGAGGAACTCCACCATCGCAGACTCCACTCTGGTCTCCAACGATGCGTACTGGTACAGTATGTTTCTAGCAGAGACCAGGAAAGGAAAGATGGTGGTTAGACAGCCTGTGCCAAAGGGCTCCAGATACATCGTGTCCAGTTTACCAAGAGGCACAGGACTGACAGACACTAGTGACTCAGCAGCTTCAACTCTGCAGGTATGgaggaaacataattaa
- the LOC120818128 gene encoding protocadherin alpha-C2-like isoform X4 translates to MKTKESVLTMQACKRYVLVLVTFFYLIRNTSTSVTHYSIPEEMKEGSVVANLATDLSLDVKTLNQRKMRLDIIANKKYLDVNKETGELYVVEKIDRENICPAKSSCYLRLEITLDNPVRIFNIEVEILDMNDNAPQFRRDIIHLDISEATSKGERFSLSNAVDPDVGTNSVKSYHLSDSEHFLIEVQTGREGSKFSELILKTALDREQHSVHNLILTAVDGGTPARSGTASVIVRVLDTNDNAPNFNKVNYNINIMENSPIGSLVIDLNATDLDEGSNSDITYSYSLYTSEKTQDTFQLNPSTGEITVKGMLNYEDLRIYDMEVIATDKGASALSGQCSIKVLVEDMNDNHPEISIKSFQSPVKENIELETVIAVVSVSDKDSGDNGVVDLHIPDNMPFTLRESSDNYYELVVSEPLDREKAPEYDITFTVTDRGSPPLSDNETMTLELLDVNDNVPQFPQSFYTIRVMENNAPGALLSSLTAFDPDLHENQYLVYFILEKEIANTSMSMLFSINPENGNLYALKTFDYEIENEFLFHIEARDSGSPPLSSNVTVHIIIVDQNDNAPVIVSPWRAQGSVVEETIPRSTDKGSLVAKVIALDTDSVHNSRITYQFLQVTDATLFSLDQYNGEIRTMRMFSYRDPRHQRLVVVAKDNGEPALSATVTIKLSTLETAVNKAYSDMTEVPLEYDIFSDLNLYLVIGLGSVSFLLLITILVTIVLKCQTPKPSSAAPPCRNSVLSERNSTIADSTLVSNDAYWYSMFLAETRKGKMVVRQPVPKGSRYIVSSLPRGTGLTNTSDSAASTLQYPK, encoded by the coding sequence ATGAAAACAAAGGAGTCCGTTTTAACAATGCAGGCTTGTAAAAGGTACGTGCTCGTGCTCGttacgtttttttatttaattcgtAATACATCGACTTCAGTGACTCATTATTCGATaccagaggagatgaaagaagGATCAGTCGTGGCAAATCTTGCAACAGATCTCAGTCTGGACGTTAAAACACTGAACCAGAGGAAGATGCGTCTTGACATCATTGCAAACAAGAAATATCTGGATGTGAACAAAGAGACCGGCGAACTGTATGTCGTTGAGAAGATTGACAGAGAAAATATTTGTCCTGCAAAGTCGTCTTGTTATCTCAGACTGGAAATAACACTAGATAACCCAGTACGAATTTTTAACATAGAAGTAGAAATATTGGATATGAACGACAACGCACCGCAGTTTCGGCGGGACATCATTCATTTAGATATATCTGAGGCGACGTCAAAAGGAGAGAGATTCTCTCTCAGTAATGCAGTTGATCCTGATGTTGGAACAAATTCAGTGAAATCATATCATTTGAGTGATAGTGAACATTTTTTAATCGAAGTCCAGACTGGCAGAGAAGGGTCCAAATTTTCCGAATTAATATTGAAAACGGCCTTAGATCGAGAGCAGCATTCTGTTCATAATTTAATACTCACAGCTGTAGATGGAGGAACACCTGCTCGTTCTGGTACAGCAAGTGTTATTGTGCGTGTTTTGGACACAAATGACAACGCGCCAAATTTTAACAAAGTTAATTACAAcataaatataatggaaaactCTCCCATTGGAAGCCTCGTTATTGATCTAAATGCAACAGACTTAGATGAGGGATCAAATTCTGATATAACATACTCATATAGTTTATATACATCTGAGAAAACTCAAGACACATTTCAACTAAATCCTTCTACTGGAGAAATTACTGTCAAAGGAATGCTAAACTATGAGGACTTGAGGATTTATGATATGGAAGTTATAGCAACTGATAAAGGAGCAAGTGCATTATCGGGACAATGTAGTATAAAAGTTCTGGTTGAAGACATGAATGACAACCATCCAGAAATATCTATTAAATCATTTCAGAGTCCAGTAAAAGAAAACATAGAATTAGAAACAGTGATCGCTGTAGTCAGTGTCAGTGATAAAGACTCAGGTGATAATGGAGTGGTTGATCTTCATATTCCAGATAATATGCCTTTCACACTGAGGGAGTCCTCTGATAACTATTATGAATTAGTTGTGTCAGAGCCTTTAGACCGTGAGAAGGCTCCAGAATATGACATCACTTTCACTGTGACAGACAGAGGTTCTCCTCCTTTATCTGACAATGAAACCATGACGTTAGAACTGCTGGATGTTAATGACAATGTTCCACAGTTCCCTCAGTCGTTTTATACTATACGCGTAATGGAGAATAACGCACCTGGAGCCTTGCTCAGTTCCCTCACTGCGTTTGATCCGGACCTCCATGAGAACCAGTATCTAGTTTATTTCATCCTAGAGAAGGAGATCGCCAACACCTCCATGTCCATGCTGTTCTCCATCAATCCAGAGAACGGAAATCTTTACGCACTGAAAACATTTGACTATGAGATCGAGAATGAGTTTCTTTTCCACATCGAGGCCAGAGACTCCGGCTCTCCTCCACTCAGCAGCAACGTGACGGTCCACATCATTATAGTggaccagaacgacaacgcTCCGGTTATTGTCTCTCCGTGGCGCGCCCAGGGCTCAGTGGTGGAGGAAACGATCCCCAGATCCACCGACAAAGGATCTCTGGTTGCCAAGGTGATAGCTTTAGACACCGACTCGGTGCACAACTCTCGGATTACTTACCAGTTTCTACAAGTGACTGACGCCACGTTGTTCAGTCTGGATCAATACAACGGGGAGATCCGGACTATGAGGATGTTCAGTTACAGAGACCCGCGCCACCAGCGCCTGGTTGTTGTTGCCAAGGACAACGGGGAGCCCGCCCTCTCTGCTACAGTCACCATCAAGCTGTCCACATTGGAGACTGCCGTTAATAAGGCCTACTCTGACATGACTGAGGTGCCTCTAGAATACGACATCTTCTCAGACCTGAACCTGTACTTGGTCATCGGTCTGGGGTCGGTGTCGTTTCTGCTGCTGATCACCATACTGGTCACCATTGTGCTCAAGTGTCAGACACCCAAACCCAGCAGTGCGGCTCCTCCGTGCAGGAACAGTGTCCTCAGTGAGAGGAACTCCACCATCGCAGACTCCACTCTGGTCTCCAACGATGCGTACTGGTACAGTATGTTTCTAGCGGAGACCAGGAAAGGAAAGATGGTGGTTAGACAGCCTGTGCCAAAGGGCTCCAGATACATCGTGTCCAGTTTACCAAGAGGCACAGGACTGACAAACACTAGTGACTCAGCAGCTTCCACCCTACAG
- the LOC144406206 gene encoding protocadherin alpha-C2-like, whose translation MARQYPGRGYVSVFIFLSTTIYMVSTVSHYSVPEEMEEGSIVANLATDLGLEVKTLNRRKMRVDVLGNKKYIDINKETGELFIFERIDRELLCPWKTTTSCFFKIDATIENPIRMFNIEVEITDINDNAPHFRRGTMHLDISESSPVGERFSLNNAADPDVGTNSVKDYHLSSSEHFSIEIQTGRDGTKFADLILKKSLDREKQAIHNLILTAVDGGVPTRTGTASIIVRVLDVNDNAPSFDKDKYILDVMENSPIGTLVVKLNASDLDEGSNSAIVYSYSLYTSERTQQVFNLNPENGEIRVKEMINYEDFKHYEIEVIASDKGPNSLSGQCKLSIQVTDMNDNHPEISIKSFQSPVKENIELDTVIAVVSVSDKDSGDNGVVDLHIPDNMPFTLRESSDNYYELVVSEPLDREKAPEYDITFTVTDRGSPPLSDNETMTLELLDVNDNVPQFPQSFYTIRVMENNAPGALLSSLTAFDPDLHENQYLVYFILEKEIANTSMSMLFSINPENGNLYALKTFDYEIENEFLFHIEARDSGSPPLSSNVTVHIIIVDQNDNAPAIVSPWRAQGSVVEETIPRSTDKGSLVAKVIALDTDSVHNSRITYQFLQVTDATLFSLDQYNGEIRTMRMFSYRDPRHQRLIVVAKDNGEPALSATVTIKLSTLETAVNKAYSDMTEVPLEYDIFSDLNLYLVIGLGSVSFLLLITILVTIVLKCQTPKPSSAAPPCRNSVLSERNSTIADSTLVSNDAYWYSMFLAETRKGKMVVRQPVPKGSRYIVSSLPRGTGLTDTSDSAASTLQVWRKHN comes from the coding sequence ATGGCTCGTCAATATCCCGGAAGAGGGTATGTCTCAGTATTTATCTTTCTGTCTACCACGATATACATGGTCTCTACCGTCAGCCATTACTCTGTTCCCGAAGAAATGGAGGAAGGCTCTATCGTTGCTAATTTGGCAACGGATTTAGGATTAGAAGTAAAAACCCTGAATAGAAGAAAAATGCGCGTGGACGTTCTAGGCAATAAGAAATATATTGATATAAACAAAGAAACGGGGGAGCTGTTTATCTTTGAAAGAATAGACAGAGAGTTGTTGTGCCCTTGGAAGACGACTACATCTTGTTTCTTCAAAATTGATGCTACAATTGAAAATCCAATACGAATGTTTAATATCGAGGTGGAAATCACCGATATTAACGACAACGCTCCTCATTTTCGGAGAGGAACGATGCACTTGGATATTTCTGAATCAAGTCCCGTTGGAGAAAGATTCTCATTGAATAACGCTGCGGACCCGGATGTTGGAACAAATTCTGTGAAAGATTACCATCTGAGCTCAAGTGAACATTTCTCCATTGAAATTCAGACCGGAAGAGATGGGACAAAGTTTGCTGATTTAATACTGAAAAAGTCTTTAGATCGAGAGAAGCAGGCTATTCATAATCTAATTCTCACTGCTGTGGACGGTGGAGTGCCCACGCGCACAGGCACAGCCAGCATAATTGTTCGCGTGCTTGATGTGAACGACAACGCCCCTTCATTTGACAAAGATAAATATATTCTAGATGTGATGGAAAACTCCCCCATCGGCACTCTAGTAGTAAAGCTTAACGCCTCTGATTTAGATGAAGGTTCAAATTCTGCCATTGTTTATTCATACAGTTTATATACGTCAGAGAGAACTCAGCAGGTGTTTAACTTGAATCCAGAGAATGGTGAAATTAGAGTGAAAGAGATGATAAATTATGAAGATTTTAAGCATTATGAAATTGAGGTTATTGCCAGCGATAAGGGTCCTAACTCTTTATCTGGACAGTGTAAACTGTCAATTCAGGTGACAGATATGAATGACAATCATCCAGAAATATCTATTAAATCATTTCAGAGTCCAGTAAAAGAAAACATAGAATTAGACACAGTGATCGCTGTAGTCAGTGTCAGTGATAAAGACTCAGGTGATAATGGAGTGGTTGATCTTCATATTCCAGATAATATGCCTTTCACACTGAGGGAGTCCTCTGATAACTATTATGAATTAGTTGTGTCAGAGCCTTTAGACCGTGAGAAGGCTCCAGAATATGACATCACTTTCACTGTGACAGACAGAGGTTCTCCTCCTTTATCTGACAATGAAACCATGACGTTAGAACTGCTGGATGTTAATGACAATGTTCCACAGTTCCCTCAGTCGTTTTATACTATACGCGTAATGGAGAATAACGCACCTGGAGCCTTGCTCAGTTCCCTCACTGCGTTTGATCCTGACCTCCATGAGAACCAGTATCTAGTTTATTTCATCCTAGAGAAGGAGATCGCCAACACCTCCATGTCCATGCTGTTCTCCATCAATCCAGAGAACGGAAATCTTTACGCACTGAAAACATTTGACTATGAGATCGAGAATGAGTTTCTTTTCCACATCGAGGCCAGAGACTCCGGCTCTCCTCCACTCAGCAGCAACGTGACGGTCCACATCATTATAGTggaccagaacgacaacgcTCCGGCTATTGTCTCTCCGTGGCGCGCGCAGGGCTCAGTGGTGGAGGAAACGATCCCCAGATCCACCGACAAAGGATCTCTGGTTGCCAAGGTGATAGCTTTAGACACCGACTCGGTGCACAACTCTCGGATTACTTACCAGTTTCTACAAGTGACTGACGCCACGTTGTTCAGTCTGGATCAATACAACGGGGAGATCCGGACTATGAGGATGTTCAGTTACAGAGACCCGCGTCACCAGCGCCTGATAGTTGTTGCCAAGGACAACGGGGAGCCCGCCCTCTCAGCTACAGTCACCATCAAGCTGTCCACATTGGAGACCGCCGTTAATAAGGCCTACTCTGACATGACTGAGGTGCCTCTAGAATACGACATCTTCTCAGACCTGAACCTGTACTTGGTCATCGGTCTGGGGTCGGTGTCGTTTCTCCTGCTGATCACCATACTGGTCACCATCGTGCTCAAGTGTCAGACACCCAAACCCAGCAGTGCGGCTCCTCCGTGCAGGAACAGTGTCCTCAGTGAGAGGAACTCCACCATCGCAGACTCCACTCTGGTCTCCAACGATGCGTACTGGTACAGTATGTTTCTAGCAGAGACCAGGAAAGGAAAGATGGTGGTTAGACAGCCTGTGCCAAAGGGCTCCAGATACATCGTGTCCAGTTTACCAAGAGGCACAGGACTGACAGACACTAGTGACTCAGCAGCTTCAACTCTGCAGGTATGgaggaaacataattaa
- the LOC144406202 gene encoding protocadherin alpha-C2-like, which yields MKTKKAVVTMKAKRYVLIVFFLSFVRKISTSVTHYSIPEEMKEGSVVANLATDLSLDVKTLNQRKMRLDIIANKKYLDVNKETGELYVVEKIDRENICSAKSSCYLRVEIILESPLRIFNIEVEILDMNDNAPQFRRDAIHLDISEATSKGERFSLSNAVDPDNGINSVKTYHLSESEYFDIEVQTGREGSKFANLILKKTLDREEYSVHNLILTAVDGGTPARSGTASVIVHVLDTNDNAPTFDKLNYSLKIMENSPIGSLIVRLNATDLDDGSNSDLTYSYSLYTSEKTQDTFNLSPSTGEITVKGMLNYEDFRIYDMEVIATDKGASALSGQCSIKVLVEDMNDNHPEISIKSFQSPVNENIELETVIAVVSVSDKDSGDNGVVDLHIPDNMPFTLRESSDNYYELVVSEPLDREKAPEYDITFTVTDRGSPPLSDNETMTLELLDVNDNVPQFPQSFYTIRVMENNAPGALLSSLTAFDPDLHENQYLVYFILEKEIANTSMSMLFSINPENGNLYALKTFDYEIENEFLFHIEARDSGSPPLSSNVTVHIIIVDQNDNAPVIVSPWRAQGSVVEETIPRSTDKGSLVAKVIALDTDSVHNSRITYQFLQVTDATLFSLDQYNGEIRTMRMFSYRDPRHQRLVVVAKDNGEPALSATVTIKLSTLETAVNKAYSDMTEVPLEYDIFSDLNLYLVIGLGSVSFLLLITILVTIVLKCQTPKPSSAAPPCRNSVLSERNSTIADSTLVSNDAYWYSMFLAETRKGKMVVRQPVPKGSRYIVSSLPRGTGLTNTSDSAASTLQVSILYTFLFSYCPFIIIVSLVHLLLYNCLGPDMSPN from the coding sequence ATGAAAACAAAGAAGGCCGTTGTAACAATGAAGGCTAAAAGGTACGTGCTGAtcgtattttttctttctttcgttcGTAAAATATCAACTTCAGTGACTCATTATTCAATaccagaggagatgaaagaagGATCAGTTGTAGCAAATCTCGCAACAGATCTCAGTCTGGACGTTAAAACACTGAACCAGAGGAAGATGCGTCTTGACATCATTGCAAACAAGAAATATCTGGATGTGAACAAAGAGACCGGTGAACTGTATGTTGTTGAGAAGATTGACAGAGAAAATATATGTTCTGCAAAGTCGTCTTGCTATCTTAGAGTGGAGATTATACTAGAAAGTCCACTACGAATTTTTAACATCGAAGTAGAAATATTGGATATGAATGACAACGCCCCGCAGTTCAGGAGGGACGCCATTCATTTAGATATATCTGAGGCGACGTCAAAAGGAGAGCGATTCTCTCTCAGTAATGCAGTTGATCCTGATAATGGAATCAATTCGGTGAAAACGTATCATCTAAGTGAAAGTGAGTATTTTGATATTGAAgttcagacaggcagagaaggGTCCAAATTTGCCAATTTAATCTTAAAAAAGACTTTAGATCGAGAGGAGTATAGTGTTCATAATTTAATACTCACAGCTGTAGATGGAGGAACACCAGCTCGTTCGGGGACTGCAAGTGTTATTGTTCATGTTTTAGACACAAATGATAACGCTCCCACATTTGACAAGTTAAACTACAGtttaaaaataatggaaaattcTCCAATTGGAAGCCTGATTGTACGTCTAAATGCCACGGATTTAGATGACGGGTCAAATTCTGATTTAACATACTCATATAGTTTATATACTTCAGAGAAAACCCAAGACACATTTAATCTGAGTCCTTCTACGGGAGAAATTACTGTTAAAGGAATGCTAAACTATGAGGATTTCAGGATTTATGATATGGAAGTTATAGCAACTGATAAAGGAGCAAGTGCATTATCGGGACAATGTAGTATAAAAGTTCTGGTTGAAGACATGAATGACAACCATCCAGAAATATCTATTAAATCATTTCAGAGTCCAGTAAATGAAAACATAGAATTAGAAACAGTGATCGCTGTAGTCAGTGTCAGTGATAAAGACTCAGGTGATAATGGAGTGGTTGATCTTCATATTCCAGATAATATGCCTTTCACACTGAGGGAGTCCTCTGATAACTATTATGAATTAGTTGTGTCAGAGCCTTTAGACCGTGAGAAGGCTCCAGAATATGACATCACTTTCACTGTGACAGACAGAGGTTCTCCTCCTTTATCTGACAATGAAACCATGACGTTAGAACTGCTGGATGTTAATGACAATGTTCCACAGTTCCCTCAGTCGTTTTATACTATACGCGTAATGGAGAATAACGCACCTGGAGCCTTGCTCAGTTCCCTCACTGCGTTTGATCCTGACCTCCATGAGAACCAGTATCTAGTTTATTTCATCCTAGAGAAGGAGATCGCCAACACCTCCATGTCCATGCTGTTCTCCATCAATCCAGAGAACGGAAATCTTTACGCACTTAAAACCTTTGACTATGAGATCGAGAATGAGTTTCTTTTCCACATCGAGGCCAGAGACTCCGGCTCTCCTCCACTCAGCAGCAACGTGACGGTCCACATCATTATAGTggaccagaacgacaacgcTCCGGTTATTGTCTCTCCGTGGCGCGCGCAGGGCTCAGTGGTGGAGGAAACGATCCCCAGATCCACCGACAAAGGATCTCTGGTTGCCAAGGTGATAGCTTTAGACACCGACTCGGTGCACAACTCTCGGATTACTTACCAGTTTCTACAAGTGACTGACGCCACGTTGTTCAGTCTGGATCAATACAACGGGGAGATCCGGACTATGAGGATGTTCAGTTACAGAGACCCGCGTCACCAGCGCCTGGTTGTTGTTGCCAAGGACAACGGGGAGCCCGCCCTCTCTGCTACAGTCACCATCAAGCTGTCCACATTGGAGACCGCCGTTAATAAGGCCTACTCTGACATGACTGAGGTGCCTCTAGAATACGACATCTTCTCAGACCTGAACCTCTACTTGGTCATCGGTCTGGGCTCGGTGTCGTTTCTCCTGCTGATCACCATACTGGTCACCATCGTGCTCAAGTGTCAGACACCAAAACCCAGCAGTGCGGCTCCTCCGTGCAGGAACAGTGTCCTCAGTGAGAGGAACTCCACCATCGCAGACTCCACTCTGGTCTCCAACGACGCGTACTGGTACAGTATGTTTCTAGCGGAGACCAGGAAAGGAAAGATGGTGGTTAGACAGCCTGTGCCAAAGGGCTCCAGATACATCGTGTCCAGTTTACCAAGAGGCACAGGACTGACAAACACTAGTGACTCAGCAGCTTCCACCCTGCAGGTGAGTATCTTatatacttttttgttttcatattgtccattcattattattgtttcaCTAGTTCATCTATTACTGTATAATTGTTTGGGTCCAGACATGTCCCCCAATTAA